A portion of the Solea senegalensis isolate Sse05_10M linkage group LG17, IFAPA_SoseM_1, whole genome shotgun sequence genome contains these proteins:
- the LOC122783917 gene encoding phosphatidate phosphatase LPIN1-like isoform X2, protein MNYVGQLAGQVFVQVKELYRGLNPATLSGCIDVIVVKQPDGSLQCSPFHVRFGKMGVLRSREKLVDMTINGEAVDLHMKLGDNGEAFFVQEMENNQEVVPSYLATSPIMSDGASLMCAGLRASSSGPQVQTLGSTGVHGENGGGMMKKRRKRRRKVRADSLWREESGDYSGDDDMFTIDISSDEGAEMESNRSRDVLRDETTACSTSDSYKQAGIYTRSDGDWSPVQSPGNSRPTSPKSDSELMNKPSDNQNPAMHWAWGELPQAARPSFLPVNPDPPPVCPVSIPVSESTHFRVITRETSSEIPALRLLMSGETTVTEETVIADGMESESTRLESHAVTSQTQVMAAESVAARMMADMEETLQRPISKTDSPSKRKDKRSRHLGSDGVYLDDITELEPEVAALYFPKSDGGATVRSMSDLGFHSTSLSPQSLSSGGDSEVDSSCDPMSDLPSIAISLCGGLSENREITKEQFHEKIISYQQFIENPSIIDDPNLVVKMGSKYYNWSTAAPLMLAMQAFQKPLPKATVENIMQEKMPKKGGRWWFSWRGRNSSTKSNSMSECGACGSVEQAVNMTSRHKEETSSSDEDHRATSQSSPAVQSEPGIAQGGVSYKKTLRLTSEQLMSLQLQDGPNEVVFSVTTQYQGTCRCQGTIYLWNWDDRIIISDIDGTITRSDTLGHILPTLGKDWTHQGIAHLYHKVSQNGYKFLYCSARAIGMADMTRGYLHWVNERGTMLPMGPVLLSPSSLFSALHREVIEKKPEKFKVECLNDIKNLFYPNTEPFYAAFGNRPTDVYAYKEVGVPLNRIFTVNPKGELVQEHAKTNISSYARLGEVVDHVFPLKMRASSSDFPCSDTYSHFTYWRDQLPRVAHQGTTPPHTPGSRS, encoded by the exons ATGAACTACGTGGGGCAGTTGGCGGGCCAGGTGTTCGTTCAGGTCAAAGAGCTGTACCGAGGCCTCAATCCTGCCACCCTCTCAGGCTGCATCGATGTCATTGTAGTGAAGCAGCCCGATGGCTCCTTGCAGTGCTCGCCCTTCCATGTCCGCTTTGGCAAAATGGGCGTCCTCCGCTCCCGGGAAAAACTG gTGGACATGACGATCAATGGAGAAGCGGTGGATCTGCACATGAAGCTCGGGGACAATGGAGAGGCATTCTTTGTGcaagaaatggaaaataatcaG GAAGTGGTTCCATCCTACCTGGCCACCTCACCCATCATGTCAGACGGAGCTTCACTCATGTGCGCCGGCCTTCGAGCCTCGAGCTCCGGGCCACAGGTACAGACTCTGGGCTCCACCGGAGTCCACGGAGAGAATGGCGGAGgaatgatgaagaagaggaggaagaggaggaggaaggttcGGGCGGACAGCTTGTGGCGGGAGGAGAGCGGAGACTACTCCGGAGACGATGACATGTTCACCATAGACATCAGCTCGGATGAAGGCGCGGAGATGGAGAGCAACAG gtCTCGAGACGTCTTAAGAGATGAGACAACCGCTTGTTCAACCAGTGATTCCTACAAACAGGCTGGCATCTACACTCGCTCAGATGGTGACTGGAGTCCAGTGCAGAG CCCAGGAAACTCGCGTCCCACCTCCCCAAAGAGTGACTCGGAACTAATGAACAAGCCGTCCGACAACCAGAATCCAGCTATGCACTGGGCGTGGGGAGAGCTGCCACAGGCTGCCAGG CCGTCCTTCCTCCCCGTGAATCCTGACCCTCCGCCAGTCTGTCCTGTGTCCATCCCTGTGTCTGAAAGCACACATTTCCGTGTGATTACCCGCGAGACATCCTCTGAGATACCAGCCCTCAGACTGCTGATGTCAGGGGAGACCACAGTCACGGAGGAGACGGTCATCGCAGACGGGATGGAGTCAGAATCCACGAGGCTCGAGTCACACGCGGTAACCTCACAGACGCAGGTCATGGCTGCGGAGAGCGTGGCTGCTCGTATGATGGCTGACATGGAGGAGACACTGCAGCGCCCTATTAGCAAGACGGACTCTCCGTCCAAGAGAAAAG ACAAGAGGAGCCGCCATCTTGGTTCTGACGGCGTTTACCTGGATGACATCACAGAGCTGGAGCCTGAGGTGGCAGCTCTTTACTTCCCCAAGAG CGACGGCGGTGCAACAGTGAGGAGCATGTCCGACCTGGGCTTCCACAGCACCAGTCTGTCCCCACAGTCGCTCAGCTCCGGAGGAGACAGCGAAGTGGACAGCTCCTGTGACCCCATGTCTGACCTGCCGTCTATCGCCATCTCTCTGTGTGGAGGACTCAGTGAAAATAGGGAAATCACTAAAG AGCAGTTTCATGAGAAGATCATCTCCTATCAGCAGTTCATAGAGAACCCCTCCATCATCGACGACCCCAACCTAGTTGTTAAAATGGGCTCCAA GTATTATAACTGGAGCACTGCAGCTCCACTTATGCTGGCTATGCAGGCCTTTCAGAAACCTCTGCCAAAG GCTACAGTGGAAAACATCATGCAGGAGAAGATGCCCAAAAAAGGAGGGAGGTGGTGGTTCTCCTGGAGAggcagaaacagcagcaccaAATCG AATTCGATGTCTGAATGTGGGGCCTGTGGCTCCGTTGAGCAGGCTGTGAATATGACGAGCAG GCATAAAGAAGAGACGTCCTCAAGTGATGAAGACCACAGAGCCACCAGCCAGTCTTCTCCCGCTGTCCAATCAGAGCCCGGGATCGCACAAGGAGGCGTGTCTTATAAGAAAACCCTGCGACTCACGTCAGAGCAGCTG atgtctctCCAGCTGCAGGACGGTCCTAACGAGGTTGTGTTCAGTGTGACGACTCAGTACCAGGGAACGTGTCGCTGTCAGGGAACCATCTACCTCTGGAACTGGGACGACCGGATCATTATCTCGGACATAGATGgaaccatcaccag gtCAGACACACTTGGTCACATCCTGCCCACGCTCGGGAAAGACTGGACCCACCAGGGTATTGCACACCTTTATCACAAAGTCAGCCA AAATGGCTACAAGTTCCTGTACTGCTCCGCTCGAGCTATCGGCATGGCCGACATGACCAGAGGTTACCTGCACTGGGTGAATGAGAGAGGCACCATGCTTCCTATGGGCCCTGTGCTTCTGAGCCCCAGCAGCCTGTTCTCAGCTCTGCACAG ggaGGTAATTGAGAAGAAAccagagaagttcaaggtggagtGTCTCAATGATATCAAGAACCTCTTCTACCCCAACACGGAGCCTTTCTATGCAGCATTTGGCAACAGACCAACG GACGTGTACGCCTACAAAGAAGTAGGCGTGCCGCTGAACAGGATTTTTACTGTCAACCCCAAAGGCGAGCTGGTGCAGGAGCACGCCAAGACCAACATCTCATC CTACGCACGCCTCGGCGAGGTGGTCGACCACGTGTTCCCTCTGAAGATGCGAGCCTCGTCCTCAGATTTCCCCTGCTCCGACACTTACAGCCACTTCACGTACTGGAGGGATCAGCTCCCCCGGGTGGCTCATCAGGGAACTACACCTCCACACACTCCCGGCTCCAGGAGCTGA
- the LOC122783917 gene encoding phosphatidate phosphatase LPIN1-like isoform X1, with protein sequence MTSVEDDDELETVNETVEHYGNDTTWSWTLQTMNYVGQLAGQVFVQVKELYRGLNPATLSGCIDVIVVKQPDGSLQCSPFHVRFGKMGVLRSREKLVDMTINGEAVDLHMKLGDNGEAFFVQEMENNQEVVPSYLATSPIMSDGASLMCAGLRASSSGPQVQTLGSTGVHGENGGGMMKKRRKRRRKVRADSLWREESGDYSGDDDMFTIDISSDEGAEMESNRSRDVLRDETTACSTSDSYKQAGIYTRSDGDWSPVQSPGNSRPTSPKSDSELMNKPSDNQNPAMHWAWGELPQAARPSFLPVNPDPPPVCPVSIPVSESTHFRVITRETSSEIPALRLLMSGETTVTEETVIADGMESESTRLESHAVTSQTQVMAAESVAARMMADMEETLQRPISKTDSPSKRKDKRSRHLGSDGVYLDDITELEPEVAALYFPKSDGGATVRSMSDLGFHSTSLSPQSLSSGGDSEVDSSCDPMSDLPSIAISLCGGLSENREITKEQFHEKIISYQQFIENPSIIDDPNLVVKMGSKYYNWSTAAPLMLAMQAFQKPLPKATVENIMQEKMPKKGGRWWFSWRGRNSSTKSNSMSECGACGSVEQAVNMTSRHKEETSSSDEDHRATSQSSPAVQSEPGIAQGGVSYKKTLRLTSEQLMSLQLQDGPNEVVFSVTTQYQGTCRCQGTIYLWNWDDRIIISDIDGTITRSDTLGHILPTLGKDWTHQGIAHLYHKVSQNGYKFLYCSARAIGMADMTRGYLHWVNERGTMLPMGPVLLSPSSLFSALHREVIEKKPEKFKVECLNDIKNLFYPNTEPFYAAFGNRPTDVYAYKEVGVPLNRIFTVNPKGELVQEHAKTNISSYARLGEVVDHVFPLKMRASSSDFPCSDTYSHFTYWRDQLPRVAHQGTTPPHTPGSRS encoded by the exons ATGACATCAGTAGAAGATGATGACGAATTAGAGACTGTGAATGAGACTGTTGAACACTATGGCAATGACACCACCTGGAGTTGG ACCCTTCAGACCATGAACTACGTGGGGCAGTTGGCGGGCCAGGTGTTCGTTCAGGTCAAAGAGCTGTACCGAGGCCTCAATCCTGCCACCCTCTCAGGCTGCATCGATGTCATTGTAGTGAAGCAGCCCGATGGCTCCTTGCAGTGCTCGCCCTTCCATGTCCGCTTTGGCAAAATGGGCGTCCTCCGCTCCCGGGAAAAACTG gTGGACATGACGATCAATGGAGAAGCGGTGGATCTGCACATGAAGCTCGGGGACAATGGAGAGGCATTCTTTGTGcaagaaatggaaaataatcaG GAAGTGGTTCCATCCTACCTGGCCACCTCACCCATCATGTCAGACGGAGCTTCACTCATGTGCGCCGGCCTTCGAGCCTCGAGCTCCGGGCCACAGGTACAGACTCTGGGCTCCACCGGAGTCCACGGAGAGAATGGCGGAGgaatgatgaagaagaggaggaagaggaggaggaaggttcGGGCGGACAGCTTGTGGCGGGAGGAGAGCGGAGACTACTCCGGAGACGATGACATGTTCACCATAGACATCAGCTCGGATGAAGGCGCGGAGATGGAGAGCAACAG gtCTCGAGACGTCTTAAGAGATGAGACAACCGCTTGTTCAACCAGTGATTCCTACAAACAGGCTGGCATCTACACTCGCTCAGATGGTGACTGGAGTCCAGTGCAGAG CCCAGGAAACTCGCGTCCCACCTCCCCAAAGAGTGACTCGGAACTAATGAACAAGCCGTCCGACAACCAGAATCCAGCTATGCACTGGGCGTGGGGAGAGCTGCCACAGGCTGCCAGG CCGTCCTTCCTCCCCGTGAATCCTGACCCTCCGCCAGTCTGTCCTGTGTCCATCCCTGTGTCTGAAAGCACACATTTCCGTGTGATTACCCGCGAGACATCCTCTGAGATACCAGCCCTCAGACTGCTGATGTCAGGGGAGACCACAGTCACGGAGGAGACGGTCATCGCAGACGGGATGGAGTCAGAATCCACGAGGCTCGAGTCACACGCGGTAACCTCACAGACGCAGGTCATGGCTGCGGAGAGCGTGGCTGCTCGTATGATGGCTGACATGGAGGAGACACTGCAGCGCCCTATTAGCAAGACGGACTCTCCGTCCAAGAGAAAAG ACAAGAGGAGCCGCCATCTTGGTTCTGACGGCGTTTACCTGGATGACATCACAGAGCTGGAGCCTGAGGTGGCAGCTCTTTACTTCCCCAAGAG CGACGGCGGTGCAACAGTGAGGAGCATGTCCGACCTGGGCTTCCACAGCACCAGTCTGTCCCCACAGTCGCTCAGCTCCGGAGGAGACAGCGAAGTGGACAGCTCCTGTGACCCCATGTCTGACCTGCCGTCTATCGCCATCTCTCTGTGTGGAGGACTCAGTGAAAATAGGGAAATCACTAAAG AGCAGTTTCATGAGAAGATCATCTCCTATCAGCAGTTCATAGAGAACCCCTCCATCATCGACGACCCCAACCTAGTTGTTAAAATGGGCTCCAA GTATTATAACTGGAGCACTGCAGCTCCACTTATGCTGGCTATGCAGGCCTTTCAGAAACCTCTGCCAAAG GCTACAGTGGAAAACATCATGCAGGAGAAGATGCCCAAAAAAGGAGGGAGGTGGTGGTTCTCCTGGAGAggcagaaacagcagcaccaAATCG AATTCGATGTCTGAATGTGGGGCCTGTGGCTCCGTTGAGCAGGCTGTGAATATGACGAGCAG GCATAAAGAAGAGACGTCCTCAAGTGATGAAGACCACAGAGCCACCAGCCAGTCTTCTCCCGCTGTCCAATCAGAGCCCGGGATCGCACAAGGAGGCGTGTCTTATAAGAAAACCCTGCGACTCACGTCAGAGCAGCTG atgtctctCCAGCTGCAGGACGGTCCTAACGAGGTTGTGTTCAGTGTGACGACTCAGTACCAGGGAACGTGTCGCTGTCAGGGAACCATCTACCTCTGGAACTGGGACGACCGGATCATTATCTCGGACATAGATGgaaccatcaccag gtCAGACACACTTGGTCACATCCTGCCCACGCTCGGGAAAGACTGGACCCACCAGGGTATTGCACACCTTTATCACAAAGTCAGCCA AAATGGCTACAAGTTCCTGTACTGCTCCGCTCGAGCTATCGGCATGGCCGACATGACCAGAGGTTACCTGCACTGGGTGAATGAGAGAGGCACCATGCTTCCTATGGGCCCTGTGCTTCTGAGCCCCAGCAGCCTGTTCTCAGCTCTGCACAG ggaGGTAATTGAGAAGAAAccagagaagttcaaggtggagtGTCTCAATGATATCAAGAACCTCTTCTACCCCAACACGGAGCCTTTCTATGCAGCATTTGGCAACAGACCAACG GACGTGTACGCCTACAAAGAAGTAGGCGTGCCGCTGAACAGGATTTTTACTGTCAACCCCAAAGGCGAGCTGGTGCAGGAGCACGCCAAGACCAACATCTCATC CTACGCACGCCTCGGCGAGGTGGTCGACCACGTGTTCCCTCTGAAGATGCGAGCCTCGTCCTCAGATTTCCCCTGCTCCGACACTTACAGCCACTTCACGTACTGGAGGGATCAGCTCCCCCGGGTGGCTCATCAGGGAACTACACCTCCACACACTCCCGGCTCCAGGAGCTGA